In Ovis canadensis isolate MfBH-ARS-UI-01 breed Bighorn chromosome 11, ARS-UI_OviCan_v2, whole genome shotgun sequence, one genomic interval encodes:
- the CHD3 gene encoding chromodomain-helicase-DNA-binding protein 3 isoform X7 gives MASPLRDEEEEEEEMVVSEEEDEEEEEGDEEEEEVEAADEDYEEDDDEGVLGRGPGHDRGRDRHSPPGCHLFPPPPPPPPPPLPPPPPPPPPDKDDIRLLPSTLGVKKRKRGPKKQKENKPGKPRKRKKLDSEEEFGSERDEYREKSESGGSEYGTGPGRKRRRKHREKKEKKTKRRKKGEGEGGQKQVEQKSSATLLLTWGLEDVEHVFSEEDYHTLTNYKAFSQFMRPLIAKKNPKIPMSKMMTILGAKWREFSANNPFKGSAAAVAAAAAAAAAAVAEQVSAAVSSATPIAPSGPPALPPPPAADIQPPPIRRAKTKEGKGPGHKRRSKSPRVPDGRKKLRGKKMAPLKIKLGLLGGKRKKGGSSDEGPEPEAEESDLDSGSVHSASGRPDGPIRTKKLKRGRPGRKKKKVLGCPAVAGEEEIDGYETDHQDYCEVCQQGGEIILCDTCPRAYHLVCLDPELDRAPEGKWSCPHCEKEGVQWEAKEEEEDYEEDGEEEGEKEEEDDHMEYCRVCKDGGELLCCDACISSYHIHCLNPPLPDIPNGEWLCPRCTCPVLKGRVQKILHWRWGEPPVAVPAPQQADGNPDAPPPRPLQGRSEREFFVKWVGLSYWHCSWAKELQLEIFHLVMYRNYQRKNDMDEPPPLDYGSGEDDGKSDKRKVKDPHYAEMEEKYYRFGIKPEWMTVHRIINHSVDKKGNYHYLVKWRDLPYDQSTWEEDEMNIPEYEDHKQSYWRHRELIMGEDPAQPRKYKKKKKELQGDGPPSSPTNDPTVKYETQPRFITATGGTLHMYQLEGLNWLRFSWAQGTDTILADEMGLGKTIQTIVFLYSLYKEGHTKGPFLVSAPLSTIINWEREFQMWAPKFYVVTYTGDKDSRAIIRENEFSFEDNAIKGGKKAFKMKREAQVKFHVLLTSYELITIDQAALGSIRWACLVVDEAHRLKNNQSKFFRVLNGYKIDHKLLLTGTPLQNNLEELFHLLNFLTPERFNNLEGFLEEFADISKEDQIKKLHDLLGPHMLRRLKADVFKNMPAKTELIVRVELSPMQKKYYKYILTRNFEALNSRGGGNQVSLLNIMMDLKKCCNHPYLFPVAAMESPKLPSGAYEGGALIKASGKLMLLQKMLRKLKEQGHRVLIFSQMTKMLDLLEDFLDYEGYKYERIDGGITGALRQEAIDRFNAPGAQQFCFLLSTRAGGLGINLATADTVIIFDSDWNPHNDIQAFSRAHRIGQANKVMIYRFVTRASVEERITQVAKRKMMLTHLVVRPGLGSKAGSMSKQELDDILKFGTEELFKDENEGENKEEDSSVIHYDNEAIARLLDRNQDATEDTDVQNMNEYLSSFKVAQYVVREEDKIEEIEREIIKQEENVDPDYWEKLLRHHYEQQQEDLARNLGKGKRVRKQVNYNDAAQEDQDNQSEYSVGSEEEDEDFDERPEGRRQSKRQLRNEKDKPLPPLLARVGGNIEVLGFNTRQRKAFLNAVMRWGMPPQDAFTTQWLVRDLRGKTEKEFKAYVSLFMRHLCEPGADGSETFADGVPREGLSRQQVLTRIGVMSLVKKKVQEFEHINGRWSMPELMPDPSADSKRSSRASSPTKTSPTTPEASAANSPCTSKPATPAPSEKGDGIRTPLEKDEAENQEEKPEKNSRIGEKMETEADTPSPSPSLGERLEPRKMPLEDEVPGVPGEMEPEPGYRGDREKSEDVKGERELRSGPPRDEPRSNGRREEKAEKPRFMFNIADGGFTELHTLWQNEERAAISSGKLNEIWHRRHDYWLLAGIVLHGYARWQDIQNDAQFAIINEPFKTEANKGNFLEMKNKFLARRFKLLEQALVIEEQLRRAAYLNLSQEPAHPAMALHARFAEAECLAESHQHLSKESLAGNKPANAVLHKGKGRGGPARGRAHSAASEPAGGVAERHEGGRDPPASHAVPNTPHRSPPSDVRAQHPQPAGQQGHGASPHTGLPPGSIRYTSGVRGGLQRRTRRGPGRRRRQLQPDASRVLHHSRHQRPSSAGEEGEGNGGGTGGRRAGSEGAPNRGGDLYRRLTGSQACPSPRSRPRGRPPAQAPGPAANPPPSPPLGPPLG, from the exons ATAAGGATGACATTCGACTGCTGCCTTCAACATTGGGCGTGAAGAAGAGAAAGCGAGGACCTAAGAAACAGAAGGAGAACAAGCCAGGAAAGCCCCGGAAACGCAAGAAGCTT gACAGCGAGGAGGAATTTGGCTCTGAGCGAGATGAGTACCGGGAGAAGTCAGAGAGTGGAGGCAGTGAATATGGAACCGGACCAGGTCGGAAACGGAGACGGAAGCACcgagaaaaaaaggagaagaagacaaAGCGGCGGAaaaaaggggagggagagggggggcAAAAG CAAGTGGAACAGAAGTCATCAGCAACCCTACTTCTGACCTGGGGCCTGGAGGACGTGGAACATGTGTTCTCCGAGGAAGATTACCACACACTCACCAACTACAAAGCCTTCAGCCAATTCATGAG GCCCCTGATTGCTAAGAAGAATCCTAAGATCCCAATGTCTAAGATGATGACCATTCTCGGGGCCAAGTGGAGAGAGTTCAGCGCCAACAACCCCTTCAAGGGGTCGGCGGCTGCTgtggcagcagcagcggcagccgcGGCGGCAGCTGTAGCTGAGCAGGTGTCAGCCGCTGTCTCCTCGGCCACCCCCATAGCACCTTCCGGACCCCCTGCCCTTCCACCACCCCCTGCTGCTGATATCCAGCCCCCACCCATCCGAAGAGCCAAAACCAAAGAGGGCAAAG GTCCAGGCCACAAGCGGCGGAGTAAGAGCCCCCGAGTGCCTGACGGACGCAAGAAGCTTAGGGGAAAGAAGATGGCACCACTCAAAATCAAGCTAGGGCTGCTGGGTGGCAAGAGAAAGAAGGGCGGCTCG AGTGACGAGGGTCCCGAACCGGAGGCCGAGGAATCAGACCTGGACAGCGGCAGTGTCCACAGTGCCTCAGGCCGCCCTGATGGCCCCATCCGCACCAAGAAACTAAAACGAGGCCGgccaggaaggaagaagaagaagg TTCTGGGCTGTCCCGCTgtggctggggaggaggagaTTGACGGCTACGAGACAGATCACCAGGATTACTGTGAGGTGTGCCAGCAGGGTGGGGAGATCATTCTGTGTGACACCTGCCCTCGTGCCTACCACCTCGTCTGCCTTGATCCTGAGCTTGACCGGGCTCCTGAGGGCAAGTGGAGCTGCCCTCACTGT GAGAAGGAGGGGGTCCAGTGGGAagccaaggaggaggaggaagactaTGAAGAGGacggggaggaggaaggggagaaggaggaagaagatgacCACATGGAGTATTGCCGCGTGTGCAAGGATGGCGGGGAGCTGCTGTGCTGCGACGCCTGCATCTCCTCCTACCACATCCACTGTCTGAACCCCCCGCTGCCCGACATCCCCAACGGCGAATGGCTGTGTCCCCGATGCACC TGTCCTGTGCTGAAAGGCCGTGTGCAGAAGATCCTGCACTGGCGGTGGGGGGAGCCACCCGTGGCCGTGCCAGCCCCCCAGCAGGCAGACGGGAATCCGGATGCCCCACCTCCACGACCTCTTCAAGGCAGATCCGAGCGAGAGTTCTTTGTCAAGTGGGTGGGCCTGTCCTACTGGCACTGCTCCTGGGCCAAGGAGCTGCAG CTGGAAATCTTCCACTTGGTGATGTACCGAAACTACCAACGGAAGAATGACATGGATGAGCCCCCACCCCTGGACTATGGCTCTGGTGAGGACGACGGCAAGAGTGACAAGCGCAAGGTGAAGGACCCGCACTATGCCGAGATGGAGGAGAAGTACTATCGTTTTGGCATCAAGCCAGAGTGGATGACCGTCCACCGGATCATCAACCACAG TGTGGATAAAAAGGGGAATTACCACTATCTAGTGAAATGGAGGGACTTACCCTATGACCAGTCCACATGGGAGGAAGATGAAATGAACATCCCTGAATATGAAGACCACAAGCAGAGCTACTGGAGACACCG AGAACTAATTATGGGGGAGGATCCTGCTCAGCCCCGCAAgtataagaagaagaagaaggagctgCAGGGTGATGGGCCTCCCAGTTCTCCTACTAACGAT CCTACAGTGAAATATGAGACTCAGCCACGCTTCATCACAGCCACAGGAGGCACACTACACATGTATCAGCTGGAGGGATTGAACTGGCTACGCTTCTCATGGGCCCAGGGCACTGATACCATTCTGGCTGATGAAATGGGGCTGGGCAAGACCATACAAACCATCGTCTTCCTCTACTCACTCTATAAGGAG GGCCACACAAAGGGTCCCTTCCTGGTGAGTGCCCCGCTGTCCACCATCATCAACTGGGAGCGGGAGTTCCAGATGTGGGCACCCAAGTTCTATGTAGTAACATACACGGGTGACAAGGACAGCCGAGCCATCATTCGTGAGAATGAGTTTTCCTTTGAAGACAACGCCATCAAAGGTGGCAAGAAAGCTTTTAAGATGAAG AGGGAGGCACAGGTGAAGTTCCATGTTCTCCTGACATCATATGAGCTGATCACCATTGATCAGGCAGCTCTCGGCTCCATCCGCTGGGCCTGTCTCGTGGTGGATGAGGCCCATCGGCTCAAGAACAACCAGTCCAAG TTTTTCAGGGTCCTCAATGGCTACAAGATAGATCATAAGTTGCTGCTGACAGGGACTCCATTGCAGAATAATCTGGAGGAGCTCTTCCATCTACTGAACTTCCTCACCCCAGAGAGGTTTAA CAacctggagggcttcctggaggagtttGCTGATATATCCAAAGAAGACCAAATTAAGAAACTTCATGACTTGCTGGGGCCACACATGCTGCGGAGGCTCAAGGCAGATGTCTTTAAGAACATGCCAGCCAAAACAGAGCTCATCGTTCGCGTGGAGCTGAGCCCCATGCAGAA GAAATACTACAAATACATCCTGACCCGAAATTTTGAGGCCTTGAATTCACGAGGTGGTGGGAACCAGGTGTCGCTGCTGAACATCATGATGGATCTTAAGAAGTGCTGCAACCATCCGTACCTCTTTCCTGTGGCTGCTATG GAGTCCCCCAAACTTCCCAGTGGGGCTTATGAGGGTGGGGCACTTATTAAGGCATCTGGGAAGCTCATGCTGCTGCAGAAGATGCTGCGAAAGCTGAAGGAGCAAGGACACAGAGTGCTCATCTTCTCGCAG aTGACCAAAATGTTAGACTTACTGGAGGACTTCTTAGACTATGAAGGCTACAAGTATGAGCGCATCGATGGCGGCATCACTGGTGCCCTGAGGCAGGAGGCCATTGACCGCTTCAATG CTCCTGGGGCCCAACAATTCTGTTTCCTCCTGTCCACCCGGGCCGGGGGCCTGGGCATCAATCTGGCCACTGCTGACACTGTCATCATCTTCGATTCAGACTGGAACCCCCATAATGATATCCAG GCCTTCAGCCGCGCTCATCGGATCGGCCAGGCCAACAAAGTGATGATTTACCGGTTTGTGACTCGTGCCTCTGTGGAAGAGCGAATCACACAGGTGGCCaagagaaagatgatgctgacacatctggtggtgcGGCCCGGGCTGGGCTCCAAGGCGGGCTCCATGTCCAAGCAGGAGCTGGACGACATCCTCAAATTTGGTACTGAGGAGCTATTTAAGGATGAAAATGAGG GTGAGAACAAGGAGGAGGACAGCAGTGTGATTCACTATGACAACGAGGCCATTGCTCGGCTCTTGGACCGGAACCAGGATGCAACTGAGGACACTGACGTACAGAACATGAACGAGTATCTCAGCTCCTTCAAGGTGGCCCAGTATGTGGTGCGGGAAGAAGACAAG ATTGAGGAAATTGAACGAGAGATCATCAAGCAGGAAGAGAACGTCGACCCCGACTACTGGGAGAAGCTGCTGCGGCACCACTATGAGCAACAGCAGGAAGACCTGGCGCGGAACCTCGGCAAGGGCAAGCGGGTCCGCAAGCAGGTCAACTACAATGACGCTGCTCAGGAGGACCAAG ATAATCAGTCAGAATACTCAGTGGGATCAGAAGAGGAGGATGAAGACTTTGATGAGCGTCCTGAAG GGCGTCGACAGTCAAAGAGGCAGCTTCGGAATGAAAAGGATAAGCCACTGCCTCCACTGCTGGCTCGAGTTGGGGGCAACATCGAG GTACTGGGATTCAACACCCGTCAGCGGAAGGCCTTCCTCAATGCGGTGATGCGCTGGGGCATGCCCCCGCAGGACGCCTTCACCACCCAGTGGCTGGTGCGGGACCTCAGAGGCAAGACTGAGAAAGAGTTCAA GGCCTATGTGTCTTTGTTCATGCGCCATCTCTGTGAGCCTGGGGCAGACGGCTCTGAAACCTTTGCTGACGGAGTCCCTCGGGAGGGGCTGAGTCGCCAGCAAGTGTTGACCCGCATTGGAGTCATGTCTCTCGTCAAGAAAAAG GTACAGGAGTTCGAGCACATCAATGGGCGCTGGTCTATGCCAGAGCTGATGCCTGACCCCAGTGCTGACTCCAAGCGCTCCTCCAGAGCCTCCTCTCCTACCAAAACATCTCCTACCACTCCTGAGGCCTCGGCTGCAAACAGCCCTTGCACCTCGAAACCTG CTACTCCAGCTCCCAGTGAGAAAGGAGATGGCATAAGGACACCTCTGGAGAAGGATGAAGCAGAAAACCAGGAGGAGAAGCCAGAAAAGAATAGCAGGATTGGGGAGAAGATGGAGACAGAG GCTGATACCCCCAGCccatccccatccctgggagAGCGGCTAGAGCCAAGGAAGATGCCTCTAGAGGATGAGGTGCCAGGGGTACCTGGAGAGATGGAGCCTGAACCTGGGTACCGGGGGGACAGAGAGAAGTCAG AAGATGTGAAAGGGGAGCGGGAGCTTCGGTCTGGGCCTCCTCGAGATGAGCCACGGTCCAATGGGCGACGtgaggagaaggcagagaaaccGCGGTTCATGTTCAACATTGCAGATGGTGGCTTCACAG AGCTTCACACGCTGTGGCAGAATGAGGAGCGGGCGGCTATTTCCTCCGGGAAACTCAACGAGATCTGGCACCGAAGACACGACTATTGGCTCCTGGCTGGGATTGTCCT CCATGGATATGCACGGTGGCAGGACATCCAGAATGATGCTCAGTTTGCCATTATCAATGAGCCATTTAAAACTGAAGCCAATAAGGGGAACTTTctggagatgaaaaataaattcctGGCCCGGAGATTCAAG CTCCTGGAGCAGGCGCTGGTGATTGAGGAGCAGCTGCGGCGGGCGGCCTACCTGAACCTATCACAGGAGCCGGCGCACCCCGCCATGGCCCTCCACGCCCGCTTCGCCGAGGCCGAGTGCCTGGCCGAGAGCCACCAGCACCTCTCCAAGGAGTCGCTGGCGGGGAACAAGCCGGCCAACGCCGTCCTGCACAAGGGTAAGGGCCGCGGCGGCCCCGCGCGGGGGAGGGCCCACAGCGCTGC TTCTGAACCAGCTGGAGGAGTTGCTGAGCGACATGAAGGCGGACGTGACCCGCCTGCCAGCCACGCTGTCCCGAATACCCCCCATCGCAGCCCGCCTTCAGATGTCCGAGCGCAGCATCCTCAGCCGGCTGGCCAGCAAGGGCACGGAGCCTCACCCCACACCG GCCTTCCCCCCGGGTCCATACGCTACACCTCCGGGGTACGGGGCGGCCTTCAGCGCCGCACCCGTCGGGGCCCTGGCCGCCGCAGGCGCCAATTACAGCCAGATGCCAGCAGGGTCCTTCATCACAG CCGCCACCAACGGCCCTCCAGTGCTggtgaagaaggagaaggaaatggtggggGCACTGGTGGCAGACGGGCTGGATCGGAAGGAGCCCCGAACCGGGGAGGTGATCTGTATAGACGACTGACCGGATCCCAGGCCTGCCCTTCACCCAGGTCCCGGCCTCGAGGTCGACCCCCAGCTCAGGCTCCGGGGCCTGCTGCCAATCCTCCACCTTCCCCTCCCCTTGGGCCACCACTGGGCTAG